The following coding sequences lie in one Musa acuminata AAA Group cultivar baxijiao chromosome BXJ3-1, Cavendish_Baxijiao_AAA, whole genome shotgun sequence genomic window:
- the LOC135629034 gene encoding rust resistance kinase Lr10-like isoform X1 yields MAATKPSAIFPLLLLLPLLHLLSSGFAAAGQEDCPPFSCGQLRYVKYPFRRKDDPAICGNTTYQLSCDANRSTIRIGSADYFVNRISYVSSDSSWIRLVDPNLANGSCGLPAQPLPPTKLPIAGLVCDSYYWASFVSCSKTIQNDTQYHLLSCRSRKDTFVYVIVAPEAYELRYLHPWCEYLSMIPVAYDAFVIPPSSAIDAFSILQKGFDFYIPGRPPHIPGSRRQSKSTIIHWESIIIHRCLKEATSMFSDLITSKQLLSIVSSVVRSEYYFAACVDYGTFISGITVAATVLILIVQLLIVLLILGRFVIAPITLCVFLAHKLWVSRASVDTVEKFLRAQQTLTPTRYAYTDIVAITRHFRQKLGQGGFGSVFKGELAGGLLVAVKLLGHSKCNGDEFISEVSTIGRIHHVNVVRLVGYCAEGSKRALVYEYMPNGSLDRFIFSSKPTTARTFTSEKLIDIAMGVARGIHYLHRGCDMQILHFDIKPHNILLDRNFTPKISDFGLAKLYPKGNSLVSVSAARGTVGYIAPELISRSFGIISHKSDVYSFGMLLMEMAGRRRNVDPRAENSSQVYYPSWIYDKLARQQEIQFDDTLEIEELEKKLAVVGLWCIQIKPSERPTMAKVLEMLEADASSLPMPPKPFFSSVDSTSETKTCLVSSSAELSIISE; encoded by the exons ATGGCCGCCACCAAACCATCAGCCATCTTTcctctgctgctgctactgccacTGCTGCATCTCCTTTCTTCTGGATTCGCAGCTGCAGGACAAGAAGATTGCCCTCCATTCTCCTGTGGGCAGCTCCGGTACGTCAAATACCCTTTCCGTCGCAAAGATGATCCAGCTATCTGCGGGAACACAACCTACCAACTCAGCTGCGACGCCAACAGATCTACCATCAGGATTGGCTCTGCGGACTACTTCGTCAATCGGATATCGTACGTATCGTCCGATTCTAGTTGGATCCGGCTGGTGGATCCTAACCTCGCCAATGGAAGTTGTGGTCTCCCTGCCCAACCCTTACCGCCCACCAAGTTGCCGATCGCGGGACTCGTTTGCGATTCATATTACTGGGCCAGTTTCGTGAGTTGCAGCAAGACGATCCAGAACGACACACAGTATCACCTCCTTTCATGTCGGAGCCGCAAGGACACGTTTGTCTATGTCATCGTAGCCCCAGAAGCATATGAACTGCGCTACCTTCATCCGTGGTGCGAGTATCTATCAATGATTCCGGTCGCTTATGATGCATTTGTGATACCACCGAGTTCAGCGATCGACGCATTCAGCATCCTGCAGAAGGGGTTCGATTTTTATATTCCTGGAAGACctcctcatattcctggaagccgtcGTCAGTCGAAATCTACCATAATTCACTGGGAATCGATCATAATTCACCGATGTCTGAAAGAAGCCACAAG CATGTTCTCCGACCTAATAACCAGCAAGCAGCTACTATCCATCGTCTCCTCCGTGGTCAGAAGTGAATATTATTTTGCAGCCTGCGTGGACTACGGCACTTTCATTTCTGGGATTACCGTTGCTGCAACCGTACTCATTCTGATTGTACAGCTCTTGATAG TACTGTTGATCCTAGGCCGCTTCGTGATCGCGCCGATCACACTCTGTGTCTTCCTTGCTCACAAACTGTGGGTCAGCCGAGCCTCCGTGGACACCGTGGAGAAGTTCCTCCGCGCTCAGCAAACGCTGACGCCCACCAGATACGCCTACACCGACATCGTCGCCATCACCCGGCACTTCAGGCAGAAGCTGGGCCAGGGAGGGTTCGGATCCGTGTTCAAGGGCGAGCTCGCCGGTGGCCTTCTCGTGGCCGTCAAACTGCTCGGACACTCCAAATGCAACGGCGACGAGTTCATCAGCGAAGTCTCCACCATCGGCAGGATCCACCATGTGAATGTGGTGAGGCTGGTCGGCTACTGCGCCGAGGGATCCAAGCGGGCGCTCgtctacgagtacatgcccaATGGCTCCCTCGACAGGTTCATCTTCTCTTCCAAACCAACCACGGCCCGCACTTTTACCTCGGAAAAGCTCATCGACATAGCTATGGGCGTCGCCCGCGGCATCCACTACTTGCATCGAGGGTGTGACATGCAGATTCTGCACTTCGACATCAAGCCTCATAACATTCTCCTCGACCGCAATTTCACGCCCAAGATTTCTGATTTCGGACTCGCAAAACTGTATCCAAAGGGCAACAGTCTGGTGTCAGTCAGTGCCGCCAGGGGGACGGTGGGATACATAGCTCCCGAGTTGATCTCCAGGAGCTTTGGAATCATATCGCACAAATCAGATGTCTATAGCTTTGGGATGCTGCTGATGGAGATGGCAGGAAGGAGGAGGAACGTGGATCCTCGTGCAGAGAATTCGAGCCAGGTTTACTATCCTTCGTGGATATACGACAAGCTCGCTCGGCAGCAGGAGATCCAATTCGACGACACCTTGGAGATAGAGGAGTTGGAGAAGAAGCTGGCGGTGGTTGGATTGTGGTGCATCCAAATAAAGCCATCGGAGAGACCGACAATGGCAAAGGTGTTGGAAATGCTGGAAGCTGATGCGAGCAGCCTGCCGATGCCCCCCAAACCCTTCTTTTCCTCCGTGGATTCCACTTCAGAAACAAAGACTTGCTTGGTTTCATCTTCCGCTGAGCTATCCATCATCTCGGAATGA
- the LOC103987854 gene encoding beta-1,2-xylosyltransferase XYXT1: MGYEKTVVRNLSRFEARKLGLALLVGCCVVILTYFISMSETSVDQQSSVAYRVRDNAAVEGKIRLQNQERGRKTEDQHGNTADESVHRKNSSTIPHSITKEEKRAPKQPEAEKIHAPKREDRMIQMMKPICDLNNPRTEFCEMKGDVRIHGKSSSVVFVSPHQPREEQWKVVPYVRKQMENIPKVTVKAAANGGASAILPRCTVNQAVPAIVFALGGFTGNYYHDFTDVLLPLFLTARQFDGDVQFLITNIQPWWLLKYQPIIKRLTRYELVDLDHSDEVLCHPHVLVGLRFHNDLIIEPAQAPNAYSMLDFTEFLRGTYSLPRDHAISLREHPTKKPRLLVVERKGKRRFTNVPEIVRMAEASGFEVVRTDAKFGDVAGFASVVNSCDAIMGVHGAGLTNFVFLPKNAVLIQIVPCCELEGMASHTFRFPSSDAGLHYLEYNITVEESTLLDLYPRDHPVFTDPQSLHRQGFFKMGDVYLAKQNVRLDVNRFRPFLLKTMDLLRQ, translated from the exons ATGGGATACGAGAAGACTGTAGTTCGGAACTTGAGTCGGTTCGAGGCACGGAAGCTCGGTTTGGCGTTGCTCGTGGGATGCTGCGTGGTCATCTTGACATACTTCATCTCCATGTCGGAGACCTCCG TTGATCAGCAGTCATCTGTAGCCTACAGAGTTCGCGACAACGCAGCGGTGGAAGGCAAAATTAGACTACAAAATCAAG AACGAGGAAGAAAGACAGAGGATCAGCATGGAAACACTGCAGACGAGAGCGTGCACCGCAAGAACTCTTCCACTATTCCCCACTCAATCACCAAGGAAGAGAAGAGAGCACCCAAGCAACCAG AAGCCGAAAAGATTCACGCTCCAAAAAGAGAAGACAGAATGATTCAGATGATGAAGCCAATCTGCGACTTGAACAATCCGAGAACTGAATTCTGCGAGATGAAGGGCGACGTTCGAATCCACGGCAAGTCCTCATCCGTGGTGTTCGTTTCCCCCCATCAACCAAGGGAAGAACAATGGAAGGTCGTGCCTTACGTCCGCAAGCAGATGGAGAACATCCCCAAGGTCACGGTGAAAGCAGCGGCAAACGGCGGCGCCTCCGCAATCCTCCCCCGGTGCACCGTCAACCAAGCAGTCCCAGCCATCGTGTTCGCGCTCGGTGGATTCACCGGGAACTACTACCACGACTTCACCGACGTGCTGCTTCCTCTGTTCTTGACGGCGCGGCAGTTCGACGGCGACGTCCAGTTCCTCATCACCAACATCCAGCCGTGGTGGCTCCTCAAGTACCAGCCCATCATCAAGAGGCTCACCCGGTACGAGCTCGTCGATCTCGACCACAGCGACGAAGTCCTCTGCCACCCGCACGTCTTGGTCGGCCTCCGCTTCCACAACGACCTCATCATCGAGCCCGCTCAAGCTCCCAACGCCTACTCCATGCTCGACTTCACCGAGTTCCTGAGGGGCACCTACTCCCTGCCGCGAGACCACGCGATCAGCTTGCGCGAGCACCCAACCAAGAAGCCGAGGCTACTGGTGGTGGAGAGAAAGGGCAAGCGGAGGTTCACCAACGTACCAGAGATCGTCCGGATGGCGGAGGCGTCGGGCTTCGAGGTGGTGAGGACGGACGCCAAGTTCGGCGACGTCGCGGGGTTCGCGAGCGTGGTGAACTCGTGCGACGCGATCATGGGAGTGCACGGCGCCGGGCTCACCAACTTCGTCTTCCTCCCCAAGAACGCCGTGCTGATACAGATCGTCCCCTGCTGTGAGCTGGAGGGCATGGCCTCGCACACCTTCAGATTCCCCTCCTCGGACGCCGGGCTGCACTACCTGGAGTACAACATCACGGTGGAGGAGAGCACGCTGCTGGACCTGTACCCCAGAGATCATCCGGTGTTCACAGACCCACAGTCACTTCACAGGCAAGGCTTCTTCAAGATGGGGGACGTGTACTTGGCCAAGCAGAACGTGAGGCTCGATGTGAACAGGTTCAGGCCTTTCTTGCTCAAAACCATGGATCTTCTTCGTCAGTAG
- the LOC135583185 gene encoding uncharacterized protein LOC135583185, translating to MDCKKFLQLVEEKKKKILEKKEGPLKWEQRLEAASKAKADAEAKKRKLKASRHKKRTHSGSDYDSDSDSSDSERKYRKKRIHKKHRKHDQSDSEDGGKRKHRSTKRSSSSSDHDSNDDDDAGRKRHTYGRKYRCSSGTDSSSSPSSIEDDEKKANRKSHSRRHKHHHRSGDEDSTSDSQARRRHSKHKHHLRLSEDDLPGYDDHKHNRISSQGKSSGEEYETGKPRDAKKSHHKHGHLHHNPQKHNHHRCSVEPDVELGKHESKTSADGTSSN from the coding sequence ATGGACTGCAAAAAGTTCTTGCAATTGgttgaagagaagaagaagaaaattctgGAGAAGAAAGAGGGCCCCTTGAAATGGGAGCAGAGGCTGGAAGCTGCATCCAAGGCAAAAGCTGATGCAGAAGcaaaaaaaaggaaattgaaGGCATCAAGACACAAGAAAAGGACCCATTCTGGATCAGATTATGACAGCGATTCTGACAGCAGCGATTCTGAAAGGAAGTACAGAAAGAAGAGAATTCACAAGAAGCACCGGAAACATGACCAGTCTGACTCGGAAGATGGAGGAAAAAGGAAACACAGATCTACGAAAAGAAGCTCAAGCTCCAGTGATCATGATAGCAATGATGACGATGATGCAGGCCGGAAGAGGCACACTTATGGGAGGAAGTATAGATGTTCATCCGGAACGGACTCTAGCAGCTCACCTTCAAGCATTGAAGACGACGAAAAGAAAGCTAACCGAAAGAGTCACTCTAGGCGCCATAAGCACCATCACAGGTCAGGTGATGAAGATTCTACTTCAGACTCTCAAGCAAGGAGAAGACACTCAAAGCACAAGCACCATCTCAGGTTGAGTGAAGATGATTTGCCCGGTTACGATGATCACAAGCATAATAGGATCTCCTCCCAGGGCAAATCATCAGGGGAAGAGTACGAAACAGGGAAGCCAAGAGATGCCAAGAAGTCTCATCATAAGCATGGGCACCTCCATCACAACCCCCAGAAACACAATCATCATCGCTGCTCGGTGGAGCCAGATGTAGAGCTTGGAAAGCATGAGAGCAAAACTTCTGCTGATGGAACTAGCAGTAACTAA
- the LOC135629525 gene encoding pyridoxal kinase-like isoform X1, with translation MARPPILSLALPSETGRVLSIQSHTVQGYVGNKAAVFPLQLLGYDVDPINSVQFSNHTGYPTFRGQVLNGQQLCDLIEGLAANDLLYYTHLLTGYIGSVSFLDTVLQVVDRLRTVNPGLIYVCDPVMGDEGKLYVPPDLVSVYREKVIPVASMLTPNQFEVELLTGLRITSESDGLKACNILHAAGPSKVVITSLNIEGKLLLIGSHQKLEGQPPHQFKIIIPKIPAYFTGTGDLMTALLLGWSNKYPDNLEQASELAVSSLQALLHRTLEDYKAVGFDPQSSSLEIRLIQSQDDIRNPEVKFKAEEYT, from the exons ATGGCGCGTCCTCCGATCCTCTCTCTGGCTTTGCCCTCCGAGACCGGCCGCGTCCTCAGCATCCAATCTCACACTGTCCAG GGATATGTTGGCAACAAAGCTGCCGTCTTTCCTCTTCAACTTCTTGGCTATGATGTTGATCCTATCAACTCAGTTCAGTTTTCAAATCATACAG GATATCCAACATTTAGAGGGCAAGTTCTTAATGGTCAACAGCTGTGCGATCTGATTGAAGGCCTTGCAGCAAATGATCTGTTATATTACACTCATCTATTAACAG GTTATATCGGTTCTGTTTCATTTTTAGATACTGTATTACAAGTTGTGGACAGATTACGCACGGTCAATCCTGGACTTATATATG TGTGTGATCCTGTCATGGGAGATGAAGGAAAGCTATATGTTCCGCCTGATCTGGTATCTGTATATCGGGAGAAG GTTATTCCTGTTGCTTCAATGCTGACCCCTAACCAGTTTGAAGTTGAGCTTCTGACAGGATTGAG AATTACATCGGAAAGTGATGGGTTGAAAGCTTGTAATATTCTTCATGCTGCTGGACCGTCAAAG GTGGTAATAACTAGCTTGAATATAGAGGGCAAACTACTCCTAATTGGTAGTCATCAGAAATTAGAG GGTCAGCCTCCGCATCAGTTTAAGATAATCATTCCTAAGATTCCGGCATATTTTACG GGCACTGGTGATTTGATGACAGCACTTTTATTGGGATGGAGCAAT AAATATCCAGATAACCTTGAGCAAGCATCGGAGCTTGCAGTATCGAGTTTACAG GCCCTGCTGCACAGAACGCTAGAAGACTACAAAGCAGTAGGTTTTGATCCGCAATCCAGCAGTTTGGAGATCCGATTAATTCAAAGCCAAGACGATATTAGGAACCCAGAGGTCAAATTCAAGGCAGAGGAGTACACTTGA
- the LOC135629525 gene encoding pyridoxal kinase-like isoform X2 — protein sequence MARPPILSLALPSETGRVLSIQSHTVQGYVGNKAAVFPLQLLGYDVDPINSVQFSNHTGYPTFRGQVLNGQQLCDLIEGLAANDLLYYTHLLTGYIGSVSFLDTVLQVVDRLRTVNPGLIYVCDPVMGDEGKLYVPPDLVSVYREKVIPVASMLTPNQFEVELLTGLRITSESDGLKACNILHAAGPSKGQPPHQFKIIIPKIPAYFTGTGDLMTALLLGWSNKYPDNLEQASELAVSSLQALLHRTLEDYKAVGFDPQSSSLEIRLIQSQDDIRNPEVKFKAEEYT from the exons ATGGCGCGTCCTCCGATCCTCTCTCTGGCTTTGCCCTCCGAGACCGGCCGCGTCCTCAGCATCCAATCTCACACTGTCCAG GGATATGTTGGCAACAAAGCTGCCGTCTTTCCTCTTCAACTTCTTGGCTATGATGTTGATCCTATCAACTCAGTTCAGTTTTCAAATCATACAG GATATCCAACATTTAGAGGGCAAGTTCTTAATGGTCAACAGCTGTGCGATCTGATTGAAGGCCTTGCAGCAAATGATCTGTTATATTACACTCATCTATTAACAG GTTATATCGGTTCTGTTTCATTTTTAGATACTGTATTACAAGTTGTGGACAGATTACGCACGGTCAATCCTGGACTTATATATG TGTGTGATCCTGTCATGGGAGATGAAGGAAAGCTATATGTTCCGCCTGATCTGGTATCTGTATATCGGGAGAAG GTTATTCCTGTTGCTTCAATGCTGACCCCTAACCAGTTTGAAGTTGAGCTTCTGACAGGATTGAG AATTACATCGGAAAGTGATGGGTTGAAAGCTTGTAATATTCTTCATGCTGCTGGACCGTCAAAG GGTCAGCCTCCGCATCAGTTTAAGATAATCATTCCTAAGATTCCGGCATATTTTACG GGCACTGGTGATTTGATGACAGCACTTTTATTGGGATGGAGCAAT AAATATCCAGATAACCTTGAGCAAGCATCGGAGCTTGCAGTATCGAGTTTACAG GCCCTGCTGCACAGAACGCTAGAAGACTACAAAGCAGTAGGTTTTGATCCGCAATCCAGCAGTTTGGAGATCCGATTAATTCAAAGCCAAGACGATATTAGGAACCCAGAGGTCAAATTCAAGGCAGAGGAGTACACTTGA